From the genome of Phreatobacter cathodiphilus, one region includes:
- a CDS encoding hydantoinase/oxoprolinase family protein → MPMTTLVGVDVGGTFTDLFFLDEASGTFRTAKVPSNRGDEAVGFLEGLKTFGALSALGSIVHGTTVGTNALLERKGARIGVITTAGFRDVLEMRRRDRRNTWGLWGDFTPVADRDMRVEVAERTLANGTVRTAVDPVEVATAAKALAAAGATALAIVFVNAYANPANERAAASAARAVWPNEHVSVSSEILPEIREFERASTTALNAYLQPVVGSYLAKLETALAGEAFSGAFHIVQSNGGVMSTAGARRLPVRTALSGPAAGVIAAAAISTAAGYPDIITGDLGGTSFDVSLIAGGEASLAAQTTIDFGLVIRSPMIEITTIGAGGGSIARVDRGGFLEVGPESAGSRPGPVAYGQGNERPTLTDANIVLGRINAERPIGGKLARLDVEAARRALAVHVGEPLGLSPEEAAEAVVRIADARMAGAIRLVSVERGHDPATFAFVPFGGGGALHAGALIADIGLKAALVPRFPGVTSAMGCVMADIRHDQVQTLNLLLDGLDADALDRRMGEEGAAAHAVVAGAGLTVGRIDVTFELDMHYLGQTHTVAVPLPVTLAQGRTGITEAVVRKAFEAAYSRAFSRLLPGLGIRIVNLRTAAIGRRPAIDLAALAPPASATLEAARTGARPVWFGGWREAAVFARLDLPVDAVVEGPAVLEQPDATILVPPGQRARVDRFGNLVMERL, encoded by the coding sequence ATGCCCATGACCACCCTCGTCGGCGTCGATGTCGGTGGGACCTTCACCGACCTGTTCTTCCTCGACGAGGCTTCCGGCACGTTCCGCACGGCCAAGGTGCCGTCGAACCGCGGCGACGAGGCCGTCGGCTTCCTCGAAGGGCTGAAGACCTTCGGGGCGCTCTCTGCCCTCGGCTCCATCGTCCATGGCACCACGGTCGGCACCAATGCGCTCCTGGAGCGTAAGGGCGCCCGCATCGGCGTCATCACCACGGCCGGTTTCCGCGACGTGCTGGAGATGCGCCGCCGCGACCGCCGCAACACCTGGGGCCTGTGGGGCGACTTCACCCCCGTGGCCGACCGGGACATGCGCGTCGAGGTCGCCGAGCGCACCCTCGCCAACGGCACGGTGCGCACCGCGGTCGATCCGGTGGAGGTCGCAACGGCAGCCAAGGCCCTGGCTGCGGCCGGCGCCACCGCCCTCGCCATCGTCTTCGTCAACGCCTACGCCAATCCCGCCAACGAGCGCGCCGCGGCCTCGGCCGCCCGCGCCGTCTGGCCGAACGAGCACGTCTCCGTCTCTTCCGAGATTCTTCCCGAGATCCGCGAGTTCGAGCGCGCCTCCACCACCGCCCTCAACGCCTATCTCCAGCCGGTCGTCGGCTCCTATCTCGCCAAGCTCGAGACGGCGCTCGCGGGCGAGGCCTTTTCCGGCGCCTTCCACATCGTCCAGTCGAACGGCGGCGTCATGTCGACGGCCGGCGCCCGGCGCCTGCCCGTCCGCACGGCGCTGTCGGGGCCGGCCGCCGGCGTCATCGCGGCGGCGGCCATCTCCACTGCGGCCGGCTATCCCGACATCATCACCGGCGACCTCGGCGGCACCTCCTTCGACGTGTCGCTGATCGCCGGGGGCGAGGCCTCGCTCGCCGCCCAGACGACGATCGATTTCGGCCTCGTCATCCGCTCGCCGATGATCGAGATCACCACCATCGGCGCCGGCGGCGGCTCCATCGCCCGCGTCGACCGCGGCGGCTTCCTCGAGGTCGGACCCGAGAGCGCCGGCTCGCGCCCCGGCCCGGTCGCCTATGGCCAGGGCAATGAGCGCCCCACCCTCACCGACGCCAACATCGTCCTCGGCCGCATCAACGCCGAGCGCCCCATCGGCGGCAAGCTCGCCCGCCTCGACGTGGAGGCGGCGCGACGGGCGCTGGCGGTCCATGTCGGCGAGCCGCTGGGTCTGTCGCCGGAGGAGGCCGCCGAGGCGGTCGTCCGCATCGCCGATGCCCGCATGGCCGGCGCGATCCGCCTCGTCTCGGTGGAGCGCGGCCACGATCCCGCGACCTTCGCCTTCGTGCCCTTCGGCGGCGGCGGCGCGCTCCATGCCGGCGCGCTCATCGCCGACATCGGGCTGAAGGCCGCTCTCGTGCCGCGCTTTCCCGGCGTCACCTCGGCCATGGGCTGCGTCATGGCCGACATTCGCCACGATCAGGTGCAGACGCTGAACCTCCTCCTCGACGGGCTCGACGCGGACGCCCTCGACCGTCGCATGGGTGAAGAGGGCGCCGCCGCCCATGCCGTCGTCGCCGGCGCCGGCCTCACCGTCGGGCGCATCGACGTGACGTTCGAACTCGACATGCATTATCTCGGGCAGACCCATACCGTCGCCGTGCCCCTTCCGGTGACGCTGGCGCAGGGCCGCACCGGCATCACCGAGGCCGTCGTGCGAAAGGCCTTCGAGGCCGCCTATTCCCGCGCCTTCTCCCGCCTGCTGCCCGGCCTCGGCATCCGCATCGTCAACCTGCGAACCGCCGCCATTGGCCGGCGTCCGGCCATCGACCTCGCGGCGCTGGCGCCGCCGGCCTCCGCGACGCTGGAGGCCGCCCGCACCGGGGCGCGGCCGGTCTGGTTCGGCGGCTGGCGTGAGGCGGCGGTCTTCGCCCGCCTCGACCTGCCGGTGGATGCGGTGGTGGAGGGGCCCGCCGTGCTGGAGCAGCCGGACGCCACCATCCTGGTGCCGCCCGGCCAGCGCGCGCGCGTCGACCGCTTCGGCAACCTCGTCATGGAGCGCCTGTGA
- a CDS encoding cysteine hydrolase family protein yields the protein MDLSRTALLVCDLQNDFLHPNGAYGRAGQSAPEIAALPDRLRPLADLIRARGGWIVSTHFTLVPGKGGEPFISDHLRTLRPFLKKGDFVPGSWGHDTVDALQPVDIRVEKVAYSAFYMSRLEWVLRKAGIETLLACGIVTNGGVASTVRDAHVRDFHVTVIADGCAAFSPKVHDEAIAGLRPVARIATVAELMAEIGG from the coding sequence ATGGACCTCTCCCGCACGGCCCTGCTCGTCTGCGACCTGCAGAACGACTTCCTCCACCCTAACGGCGCCTATGGCCGCGCCGGCCAGTCGGCCCCCGAGATCGCGGCACTGCCCGACCGGTTGAGGCCGCTCGCCGATCTCATCCGGGCGAGGGGCGGCTGGATCGTCTCGACCCACTTCACCCTGGTGCCGGGCAAGGGCGGTGAGCCCTTCATCTCCGACCACCTCAGGACGTTGCGACCCTTCCTGAAGAAGGGCGACTTCGTGCCGGGCTCCTGGGGCCACGACACGGTGGACGCCCTCCAGCCGGTCGATATCAGGGTGGAGAAGGTCGCCTATTCCGCCTTCTACATGTCGCGGCTGGAATGGGTGCTGCGGAAGGCCGGGATCGAGACCCTGCTCGCCTGCGGCATCGTCACCAATGGCGGCGTCGCCTCCACCGTGCGCGACGCCCATGTCCGCGATTTCCACGTGACCGTCATCGCCGACGGCTGCGCCGCCTTTTCCCCGAAGGTGCACGACGAGGCCATCGCGGGTCTGAGGCCGGTCGCGCGCATCGCCACGGTTGCGGAGCTGATGGCGGAGATCGGCGGGTGA